DNA sequence from the Euwallacea fornicatus isolate EFF26 chromosome 2, ASM4011564v1, whole genome shotgun sequence genome:
tcgtcaagTTTAAAAGGTTTATCTAGGTGGAGCTAAAGACGCTTTTGGCCACTTTCGAATCAATAAAACacgaaaatcactaaaaagctgtaaatttatttatctaaaTATCATTATTATCTACTCTCACTACTTTCCAAATCACAGTCGTAGCCGACCTCCTATAATGTCCTCATACAACTCCTTGGTGAGCTGTAAATACTCCCCATTTTTAgcttcaaaaaaatacagtcTGTCCTTTATTCTCTCATAGTTGTACCCCTCCTTCTGCAGATTCGACTTCTGCAACTTGAACGTACCAGTCATGGGCACCTCATCTGTTATCCTCATAAACATTGGAACTGCATAACCAGGCAGTCGGGCTCTAAGACCCTTTGTTAGTTTGTGAAGGTCCAAAGATTTGTCCGAGTCTACTATGGCGGCCATTCCGGCTCTGCCTTCCGTACCTGGAATCTATTTAGggttaaaaaaagatttttatatGACTAAGACTCATACTTGGACTCCATAGACTACTGCGTCTTTAAGTTCAGCAACATCGCTTATTACAGCTTCAACTTCGCATGTTGCCACATTTTCTCCTTTCCAGCGGAAAGTGTCTCCGGTTCGATCtttgaaatagaaatatcCCAATTCGTCTTGGACTAAAACATCTCCGGTGTTGAAATAGAGGTCGTTAGGCTTGAAGACATTCCTCAGGAGCTTCTTTTCTGTAGCCTGTTTGTCTGCGTAGCCTGCAAACTCTGTATGGGCGTGCTTTTGGTCGACTTTTCCCACCAGAATTCCTGGTTCATTGGGAACGCATCGGATGCAAAAGCCTTTGGGAGACAGAAAAATTGTAGGAGGAATAACATAACAGAAGAATCTGTAGCAAAGCCCTCACCGTTGTCATCCCTAATGGGTTCCCCACTGTCGTCATCACACTTCAGTAAAATCACTGGAACCACTAAGCTCGCATACCTCGGAACGAACCCTACAGCCCCAATAGTATTATCGACGTTAACTGCAATCAAAATCCATAAAATCGTCATACAAGCTAACCATCTCTCACCTACTAATGTTGGTGTTCCCCTCAGTAGAACCATAGAACTCATACACCCTCTCCACATGGAAAGTATTCACAAAAGTCTCCCATATTTGAGGTCTGAGCCCAtttccaaacatttttttcaccgGATGCTCAACGTAGGTTCCTGGATTGTGAACCGCTAACAAGTACCTGCAAATCTCCCCAATGTAGTTGGAAAGATTGCAGTGGTACTTCTGGCAATCGCTCCAGTAATTTGAGGCCGAAAACTTTCTCCTTAAAGCTACTGAAAGGCCGAATATCACTCCCAACCCTACCGCCAACATTCCTCCTGCAGTGTGATAAAGAGGGAGAGGGTTGTACATCGTGTCCGCAGGAGAGAGATCTGCCAGACTGTAGATGCCTACAGCCGCATACATGTACCTGCAGTAGAATCCTTTAGAAGACATTCTGCAGGAGGACGAAAATCTTACCTTGTATGGCTGATTACTGCAGCCTTGGGCAATCCGGTGGTACCAGAAGTGAAGATGTAGAGCAGTTTGTCTCTTGGGTTGATCCCAGCTACCTCGGGCAGCTTTGCTGCAGGCTGATTAGGAATTTCATGGGATATATCTATAGCTGCAGGTATTAGAGGCTTATCAATGGTACCAAGCTCGAAAATTTCCAATCCGTTCAGGGCTCCAGAGATATCTCTCACAACTGAAAAAGAAATGGTGTAATTCTCTAGGATTTGGTTTGCGGTAGCGTTGGTGGTTCCGACAGTGTTTGTGAGTTGTGATAGTGGTAGTGTGTTGGCATAGTGAGGCTGCGATAACGGAGGCATGATAGTGAAGACAGGGACTAACTGGTCGCAGACTAATCATCAACTTGTGCCAGTGTTGATTTGTAAACTGTGATAACATACTCATGGATTAATTGAAATCATACATCTGAATCATAGTTCGTAAGAGATTTTCGCTGGCAAACTTGCACGCGGGCAAATTTATTGATGTCCTGGTGATAGTTAGTTATGATGTCGCTGCGTCACATCACTGCGAAGCGAAGTATGTGTCTGTGAATCTGTGATAGTGAACGCAGCCGCAGGCGTGGAACCATGAATGGACTGGTTATgctttgtcacgttaaagtgGTGCATTTTCCAAGTTTAGGGCTCGTGAAGTTTACGACTAACGGTGGTGATAGTCAAGTTGTGGTCTCAGTGTGATAAACTGCTGTGAAAGCGTTGATATTGAAGTGGAGCAGTGTGATACTGTGATAGTGTCACTGCGATGTCGGAGGTTTCATAGTGTATAACCGAATGTATGATAGGTTTAATGTTCGTGAGAGCTTCCATGAAATTCTGTGATTCTTGTCTAAACTTGTAATAAGGTATCAGTAATACTACGTCTAGGATAGTGCATCCCGAGTGGCATATTTATGTCAATGTGCCTAGGCAGTGCCTTTATGATAGTGTGTCTTTGATAATATCTGTATTGCAATAAACCCGTGAAggtatatttgtaaaaatctgTCGGTGGTAGTGTATTTATGTTAATTGCATCTATGATAGTTTCCTAAGGATAGTGTAGCCAGGAGTGCTCACTATGATATGAATATATAGTAACCTTTGGAGAAATCCCTCCCGTAGATAAACCCCTTGCATTTAATCACAGTCAGACAATGTATCAAAGGGTCCGCCACTAAGTTAGTGTTAATAAGGGCGGTGATAACGCCGATCTTGGACAATCCCAGCCATGTTCCCACGTACTCCGGTCGGTTCTCTAGCATTAACCCGACGGTGTCGTCCTTTCGGTACCCTTTCGACTTGAAGTAATGGGCAATTTGGTTGCTGTATTCTTCGATCTGTTCAGAGGTAAAAATATAGTTTCTCatcattttggaaaaatatttgaatgtttgGACATACGTCAGTATGTACTATGACCTTTCAATCATCTAATAATTATTAGCTACGGATGATTATAATTTATCTAGGgcataaacaatttaatgatTGAACTTTCAGTCTCACTATcgcaaaatttgaatataaatcGCATTATCAAAATAATTGGGATACCTGACTGAAGCTCCATGTTTGATCCTCAAAATGGAATAGGATCTTTTCCGGGTGCTTATCCACCAATCTGGAGAAGACACTGGGTACTGTATCCTTGTTTTTCACGAAGCTTGTTATCCTCCAGTTAAGTTTAATGTACCGATAAGCAGTTCTAAAAGTCGATAAGTAGTTCTATACCAGGTACTACATAGGAATTCATATTCAAACGAGTAACTTACATACAGTCTCTCGGAAGAGTCTTGTAAAGAATATAAATCCACCTATATCTTTTGTTGCCCAGCAGGAATATGATCAAGGGTATCACTATGATTGGCCATAACAactgcaatttaaataaaaattacgatCAATGATTAAAcatgatttattttgaatcCAGTGTTGTAGTGATAAATTTTGTGTTTAGGTTCATAGTTCCATCCTCGATTTGTCgctatttatttgtttcaattaatCAGTCGAATAATTCGGATTTTTTCTCTCTCGAAAATACGTAAAAGATATggtgataaaattatttacaaataataGGTGTTTTGGCAAAAACCCTAAAATTTACACTAAACCGCTCAGAAATTTCATAATTCTGCGGAGTCTTTAGCTTCTAAGAGAGCTTGCAAGGTATTAAGGAAGAAACTACATattaaaaggcaaaaaatattcttaatttgcTCAGAAAAGAGAAGGGAGTGATGGAGAGAATTTTGGGAGATGTGAGAGTGCTCCCATGGAACGTGGcacatttacaaaaatttgaaaaattgaaatatactGAAAGTTACTGAGTCACTTAGAGATGTTGCTACGATGTATATAGAGCTAAAGAGTTCGCTACcttattcaaagaaaaaattgattccGAGTCTTTTTTCTGATTTAGTTACTGTAAAACCACttttagaataaaattttcgagGTTTCTGCTTTGCAGTGACGTCATCTCGGCACTCGAAGATACTTTTCTGTTCCATACAGAACTTAAATGTacttcaaaatatgacgaaaaataTATTCTCAGACTAATTATAGAAATCATTAAGTTACtgaataacaatttttggagtaaaattttcaaggatTTTGCCCTGTAGTGACGTCACCCCCGATACTCAGATATTTTTCTGTTCCATACAGAGCCTAAATGTGATTCAAAATATAACGAAAAATATGTTCTTAGCTTAATTCTAGAAACCATTAAGTTgctataaaacaatttttggagTAGAATTTTCGAAGTTTCTGCCTTGCAGTGACGCCACCCCCGACACGCAGGGATATTTTTCTTGTTCATACAGAATTTAAATGTACTTCAGaatatatggaaaaatatattctcaTCACAATTCCAGAAACCATTCAGTTACTgtaaaacagtttttgtagtaaaatttttgaggaatCTGTTTTGCTGCGACGTTACCCCGACACTCTGAGATATTTTTCTGATCCATAGAGGGTTTAAATGTACttcagaatatttaaaaaaattgattttaaatctaATTCTACAAATCTTTAATTACtacaaaacacttttttactaaaaaaatttcgaagattttGCTTTTCTGTGACGGCACCCAGACACTCAGAGATACTTTTCTGGTCCATACAGAGCTTAAATGTACGTCAgaatactgaaaaaaattgtttctgaaacaaattttagaaattatttaatcataGCGAAACAAAATGTAGAGAAAGATTTTAGAAGGTACTGCTGGGTTCCTCGTCACTAAGTAAAAGCCGATGGCCTGACCGCTCCCTGGCGGTACCATCCCTTATTGAACCGGTACTACAGGTGTTTTAAGATGTGGAAACTGTATTGAGGTTAATCCTTTTAAGCTAGTGTTGGTTTAGTGTTGAAATCTATCGATTCCTGTGGCACAAAGCCAACAAAGAGCTTATGCAATTAGCTGTGAAGTTGTACCGACTTGaagcattttattattgttgcgAGTATAAAATTAGTAGATActttatattgtaaaaaatttcccAAGAACTGAGGATTGCCGGTAATGACTCGCCAAATTTAACCTCAAACGCTTTTAGCAAGAACGTACTAAAGCACACCGTACTAATTTAAGCTTCACATTGCAATCAAAAAAATCTACTCACCATGGTACTacttttaattgcaaaattagCTGCACACATACACCAACAACTAACGGAAAGCGGACCTGAACACTGCAACTAATTTAATTAGACTCAGACCAACAAACTAGTACGTTAGTAAATAAAGCAACTGACGGTTGAGAAGTACTACGCAAGTACTGACACAGGAAGATTTATCAGTGCTTAGGTAGTGCGTGTCTATtcatacaaattttctttctaaaaCTCCTGCATGCAAGACGAATATAAAAGTTCGGGCTTGTACTGCTCACCGACTCAAACTGCTAAAAAAGTACTAGAAATATGATGGTATCGATGCGGGTACCATCGATGCTATACAAGTAGTCAGTCTCCCTTCTCATGCGCGATGGaaccgaagaaaaaaaaaccaaaacgcCACGTTTCTAGCGGGTCGATGCTCTTTAGTTGGAACTACCTCGATCGGTTTGGCCAGTACTACCTTGGTACTACCTGTTGGAAGTTTGCAAAGAGCTTATTTCAGcacgaatttatttaatacggAGTAGAATTAATCgcaaaattaaggaaaatcaTTAAAAGTACCGTTAACACCGAAAGGTCCTTGCGGTACTGGTGTGAATTTTGATAAGATTAATATTAGATAGTCATACATAAACATGTACgaatttatttagttatttgTGATTCTGGATAGTCCAAAAACCTGAAATGGAACTTTTTTGGTACAGGTGGTACTTAGGTTTGTaccaaagtaaaaattaaatttcaatatatattGTTGTTCCAGTTTTCAAgttctaatatttttaaattaaaatttgcgaTTTTACTTAGACAGTACTGCAAATTTGAAGCACTGAGGTAACACTTTTTGTCACATCACGAAGGAGAATTGATCTTCAATCGGTGtgtttccattaaattctGGTAGTATTCACTATGGtactaaaagtaaaattatgaGTAAAAATTGTATCCTCTCAATGGCTAAAcccttttttggtttttcgaATTGAAATGTATGAAATTTCTTCGGTGGTTCCTAAAATTTCATGCATTGGGGTACCACCTTTAGCATTACCACGAACAAGATATATTTTCCTGTCATGCGCCTGCatggttttttcattttcaggctcttttaaattgaaatatgagGTGATATTACATTGAGCTTAGTGGTGCCCCTCACCACATGTGTCGTGGGAAGGGAAGAGGGACTTGTGGAGTACCCGAGAGAAAGTACCCAAAGTAATACCGAAggttgaaattatttcataatGAACTTTTCGGGCCAAAACTTGTTACACTAATTCAGATAATAAAGCAAATGTAAACCACCCCTATACCATCCTAAATATTACTAGGACCTAGGTGATTATTCCTTAGAAAtcgaagcattatttttttccattgttaaACAGTGAGTTTAAAAATAAGGCAGTGGGTACTGCCAATATTTTAGAGCAGGGTATAACCAGACGGCGACAAGGAAGTACCAGAgggagaaatatttttgtggcTTTCTCTGATGCTTCGAAGTTCGATCCTACTTTACGACTCCAGTCAGGTGGTacctcaaatttattttttttaagtactaTCAAAGCAGGATACTCTTTCCTGGCACTATATTATCCTATAAAGTTACAATATAATTTCTCTACTGCTATCTTGTTAGTAATTCAGATAGGTGATAGTTTACTTATGGAAAATGTAGTACCTAATGTAGTATCAGAGGTAGAGCGTCGCTTCTCAAAATTATTGCTTCCTaacttattgtttatttatcttcTTGAAATGTGCGACATTACTCGAGTACTGCCAcagttttaaaccaattttttggTTGTGTTCTCAAAAGTTTCAGCTATGGAGATTTACGAATATCATATTAGTACTCAGACCTGTCAATTCCAGCTTGATTTTTGGCACTAATTCTATGGTAGTAACCTCTTGATTCGCGTAGGTTCCATAGAAGTACTAtgataatggaaaataattatttctaatcTCTTTTTGGTCGCGGTTTCAGTGAATGTTCTTGGACTGGTGGGTTTGCAGTGCTCTATTCAAGGAAGATTTCTTGGAAGATTTCAAGGATT
Encoded proteins:
- the LOC136345700 gene encoding long-chain fatty acid transport protein 4-like isoform X1 — encoded protein: MCAANFAIKSSTMLLWPIIVIPLIIFLLGNKRYRWIYILYKTLPRDCITAYRYIKLNWRITSFVKNKDTVPSVFSRLVDKHPEKILFHFEDQTWSFSQIEEYSNQIAHYFKSKGYRKDDTVGLMLENRPEYVGTWLGLSKIGVITALINTNLVADPLIHCLTVIKCKGFIYGRDFSKVVRDISGALNGLEIFELGTIDKPLIPAAIDISHEIPNQPAAKLPEVAGINPRDKLLYIFTSGTTGLPKAAVISHTRYMYAAVGIYSLADLSPADTMYNPLPLYHTAGGMLAVGLGVIFGLSVALRRKFSASNYWSDCQKYHCNLSNYIGEICRYLLAVHNPGTYVEHPVKKMFGNGLRPQIWETFVNTFHVERVYEFYGSTEGNTNIINVDNTIGAVGFVPRYASLVVPVILLKCDDDSGEPIRDDNGFCIRCVPNEPGILVGKVDQKHAHTEFAGYADKQATEKKLLRNVFKPNDLYFNTGDVLVQDELGYFYFKDRTGDTFRWKGENVATCEVEAVISDVAELKDAVVYGVQIPGTEGRAGMAAIVDSDKSLDLHKLTKGLRARLPGYAVPMFMRITDEVPMTGTFKLQKSNLQKEGYNYERIKDRLYFFEAKNGEYLQLTKELYEDIIGGRLRL
- the LOC136345700 gene encoding long-chain fatty acid transport protein 4-like isoform X2 gives rise to the protein MCAANFAIKSSTMLLWPIIVIPLIIFLLGNKRYRWIYILYKTLPRDCITAYRYIKLNWRITSFVKNKDTVPSVFSRLVDKHPEKILFHFEDQTWSFSQIEEYSNQIAHYFKSKGYRKDDTVGLMLENRPEYVGTWLGLSKIGVITALINTNLVADPLIHCLTVIKCKGFIYGRDFSKVVRDISGALNGLEIFELGTIDKPLIPAAIDISHEIPNQPAAKLPEVAGINPRDKLLYIFTSGTTGLPKAAVISHTRYMYAAVGIYSLADLSPADTMYNPLPLYHTAGGMLAVGLGVIFGLSVALRRKFSASNYWSDCQKYHCNLSNYIGEICRYLLAVHNPGTYVEHPVKKMFGNGLRPQIWETFVNTFHVERVYEFYGSTEGNTNIINVDNTIGAVGFVPRYASLVVPVILLKCDDDSGEPIRDDNGFCIRCVPNEPGILVGKVDQKHAHTEFAGYADKQATEKKLLRNVFKPNDLYFNTGDVLVQDELGYFYFKDRTGDTFRWKGENVATCEVEAVISDVAELKDAVVYGVQVRKAEPEWPP